The DNA window TTCCGTTAAGTCTTTTACATCTGGATTTACTTTTTGTACAATTCCAGATGCTATCTTTTCGAGCAGATTCAAAGCTGTTTTAATTAACTCATGCTCACGTCTTAATTCTTCACTAGCATTTATCATAATTGTAAATTTATTCAGAATATTTAATTACTTCAACAGGACAACTTGCTGCTGCTTCTTCAATCTCATCAGAGTATTCAGAATAGTCTACCCCTTCGTTTACATAGGCAATATCTTCTACTCTAAACACTTTGGAGCAAATTCCTTCGCATGCTCCACAGGCAATACAGCCCTCTTCCATCCATACTTTTTTAACATCCATAATATCCAAATTTAAATTGTTTGATTTCGTTTTAAGATTTAGTCAGGTTCAAAGCTTTTGGGTATAAAATATTATTCTCAAGA is part of the uncultured Bacteroides sp. genome and encodes:
- a CDS encoding ferredoxin codes for the protein MDVKKVWMEEGCIACGACEGICSKVFRVEDIAYVNEGVDYSEYSDEIEEAAASCPVEVIKYSE